The proteins below come from a single Saccharophagus degradans 2-40 genomic window:
- a CDS encoding ComF family protein, which translates to MRIIPSYSAVSRTASTRLNTNEPHFSHTPQSPPLWLTKPLAWLGAAVDALLPNHCALCSSKAKGLLCSPCANELPPIAHSCTRCALPLPQTELCAECLKTPPSFDSIVAAYEYAYPLDHLVLQFKHNNHPHIGRQLAKKLALTISHTIEQTIEHTPPSPKPLSPMQHAATPPDIIACVPLHWRRRLQRGFNQAEIIAKHLHAHTSTQTTQYLPQLLTKLNHTQSQQNLNRKQRLKNLRQSFAVAPKLLTEVKGKHIAVVDDVVTTGATAEVIANLLKEAGASRVDIWALARTPKHL; encoded by the coding sequence ATGCGGATTATTCCGTCGTATTCCGCTGTTTCTCGCACAGCCAGTACTCGACTCAACACCAATGAACCCCACTTTAGTCATACCCCTCAATCCCCCCCCCTATGGCTAACCAAGCCCTTGGCATGGCTCGGGGCTGCTGTCGACGCGCTGCTGCCAAACCATTGCGCGCTGTGTAGTAGCAAGGCCAAAGGCTTGCTGTGCAGTCCTTGCGCCAATGAGCTGCCCCCCATAGCGCACAGTTGCACGCGGTGTGCCCTGCCCTTGCCACAAACGGAGCTATGCGCAGAGTGCCTAAAAACCCCACCCAGCTTCGACAGCATTGTGGCCGCCTATGAATACGCCTACCCGCTCGATCATTTAGTACTGCAGTTTAAGCACAACAATCACCCCCATATAGGCCGCCAACTGGCCAAAAAGTTAGCGCTCACTATAAGCCATACTATTGAGCAGACTATTGAGCATACCCCCCCCTCCCCCAAGCCACTTAGCCCAATGCAACACGCTGCAACCCCTCCCGATATTATCGCTTGCGTCCCCCTGCACTGGCGCAGGAGGCTGCAGCGCGGCTTTAATCAGGCAGAAATAATCGCCAAACATTTACACGCACACACCAGCACCCAAACCACGCAATATTTACCGCAGCTTCTCACCAAGCTAAACCACACCCAAAGCCAGCAAAACCTTAACCGTAAACAGCGCCTTAAAAACCTGCGTCAAAGTTTTGCAGTGGCCCCCAAACTGCTAACAGAGGTAAAAGGTAAGCATATAGCCGTAGTGGATGATGTAGTAACAACAGGCGCAACCGCAGAAGTAATTGCCAACTTACTTAAAGAAGCAGGCGCTAGCAGAGTGGATATATGGGCACTTGCACGCACGCCGAAGCACTTATAG
- a CDS encoding serine/threonine protein kinase: MTDHTDTSNDNVGNTIQADASPVAVNLANTPFHTLTQDTVLDAVESLGYVSDLRVFPLNSYENRVYQVGIEGEAPLIAKFYRPNRWSLQQIREEHTFSLALAELEIPVVPPIANAEGETLFEYGDHRFSLSQRRGGHAPSLDDMDTLYRMGQHLGRIHALGQVEDYSHRPALTLEDFGIRSREYLLANDFIPKTLLAAYQTVSEQLIDKMQSVITNINYRSIRLHGDCHPGNVLQREDSLYFVDFDDSRMGPAIQDIWMLLSGDKTQQQTQFGEILEGYEEFCEFNPTELPLIESFRTLRLMHYAAWLARRWEDPAFPQAFPWFNSERYWAEHIQELREQLFGLDEPALKLPSAI, translated from the coding sequence ATGACCGACCATACAGATACAAGCAACGACAATGTGGGTAATACCATACAGGCCGATGCCAGCCCAGTGGCAGTGAACCTTGCCAATACACCGTTTCACACGCTTACTCAAGATACAGTGTTGGATGCGGTAGAAAGCTTGGGCTATGTGAGCGACCTGCGTGTGTTCCCATTAAACAGCTACGAAAATCGCGTGTATCAAGTAGGCATAGAGGGCGAAGCGCCGCTTATTGCCAAGTTTTACCGGCCTAACCGCTGGAGTTTGCAGCAAATACGCGAAGAGCACACTTTTAGCTTGGCCTTAGCGGAATTAGAAATACCGGTTGTGCCCCCCATTGCAAACGCGGAGGGTGAAACACTGTTTGAATACGGCGATCACCGCTTTTCACTTTCGCAGCGACGCGGCGGCCACGCGCCAAGCCTAGACGATATGGACACCCTCTATCGAATGGGCCAACACCTAGGTCGTATTCACGCACTAGGGCAGGTAGAAGACTATAGCCACCGCCCTGCACTTACCCTCGAAGACTTTGGTATTCGCAGCCGCGAGTATCTCTTGGCGAATGACTTTATCCCCAAAACGTTGCTTGCCGCCTACCAAACCGTAAGTGAGCAACTTATAGACAAAATGCAATCGGTGATCACAAACATAAATTACCGCTCCATTCGGCTGCACGGCGATTGCCACCCAGGCAATGTGCTTCAACGTGAAGATAGCCTTTATTTTGTGGATTTTGATGATTCGCGTATGGGACCGGCCATTCAAGATATATGGATGCTTCTCTCTGGTGATAAAACCCAGCAACAAACACAGTTTGGCGAAATATTGGAAGGCTATGAGGAGTTTTGCGAATTTAACCCAACGGAGCTGCCACTTATAGAAAGCTTTCGCACCTTAAGGCTTATGCATTACGCGGCGTGGCTGGCCCGCCGCTGGGAAGACCCTGCGTTCCCGCAGGCCTTCCCTTGGTTTAATAGCGAGCGCTATTGGGCGGAACATATTCAAGAATTACGCGAGCAGCTTTTTGGCTTAGACGAACCCGCCTTAAAACTGCCCAGCGCTATTTAA
- the htpX gene encoding protease HtpX, translated as MLRIGLFLLTNIAVIAVASITLSLLGVGSYLDESGSGLNLQALLIFCGVFGFTGSLFSLFISKWMAKRTTGTRIIDVPRTADERWLLETVQELAQKAGIGMPEVGIFPAQQSNAFATGWNKNSSLVAVSSGLLTRFNKNEVRAVLAHEIGHVANGDMVTLALIQGVVNTFVMFFARIIGHFVDRAIFKTERGHSFGYYIVVFVTEMVLAVLASMIVAWFSRRREYRADYAGATLADRNSMIAALARLQAETQAKVPNAMPDTLTAFGISSGFSNKMMGAFASHPPLEDRIRALQNLHS; from the coding sequence GTGTTACGCATTGGTTTGTTTTTATTAACCAATATCGCGGTAATTGCTGTAGCGAGTATTACTCTTAGTTTGCTTGGTGTTGGCAGTTACCTCGATGAGTCTGGCAGCGGTTTAAACCTGCAGGCACTGCTTATTTTTTGCGGTGTGTTTGGGTTTACTGGTTCGCTATTTTCGCTATTTATTAGCAAGTGGATGGCCAAGCGCACGACTGGCACACGCATTATTGATGTGCCGCGTACTGCAGATGAGCGCTGGTTATTAGAAACGGTGCAGGAGCTAGCGCAAAAAGCCGGTATTGGTATGCCCGAGGTAGGTATCTTCCCAGCGCAACAGTCTAATGCTTTTGCTACAGGTTGGAATAAAAACAGCTCGCTTGTGGCCGTAAGCTCTGGCTTGTTAACGCGCTTTAACAAAAACGAAGTGCGCGCGGTGCTTGCCCATGAAATAGGCCACGTGGCTAACGGCGATATGGTTACCTTAGCGCTGATACAAGGTGTAGTGAATACCTTTGTGATGTTCTTCGCTCGTATAATTGGGCATTTTGTTGATCGGGCTATTTTTAAAACCGAGCGCGGCCACAGCTTTGGCTACTACATAGTTGTATTTGTTACCGAGATGGTTTTGGCCGTATTGGCGAGCATGATTGTGGCTTGGTTCTCTAGGCGCAGGGAATACCGAGCAGACTACGCCGGTGCAACCTTGGCCGATCGCAATTCGATGATTGCGGCTTTAGCGCGTTTGCAGGCCGAAACTCAAGCTAAGGTGCCCAATGCCATGCCAGATACCCTTACCGCATTTGGTATCTCGTCTGGCTTTAGCAATAAAATGATGGGGGCGTTTGCTAGCCACCCACCGTTAGAGGATCGTATTCGCGCTTTGCAAAACTTGCACTCTTAA
- a CDS encoding GDSL-type esterase/lipase family protein, whose protein sequence is MSIQPLRTLVICTAASLICALFSACSTLIPQQAPLQTVAPNHPMVTVSGRTQTMLDGSERFGYPGVSFTVNVKAKGVIFNASSTSGNNYLDVYIDGRLQRSIKLEKAATDYVVFNHNRARQHQVKILNRSESWHGLATLHSIRVQDGKFLAPPAKPRTKLLVIGDSVTCGTGANRKQGCEMDPSWWDAHNSFGMQLGRALSAETHLVCYGGRGVMRSWNGEPKDIQAPAFYDLAVPEPWADAPWDNSKFKADIILVSLGTNDFSMGIPDQQAFINTYVAFATILLRDHPNATIAITDGAILGHDELNKKGTLQNYLKQVQAAVDSPRLAFIPSNIYAGDSCDAHPTGEQHTQMAQDLQVQLEQLLNTNR, encoded by the coding sequence ATGTCAATACAACCGCTACGCACACTCGTTATTTGCACCGCCGCCAGCCTAATATGCGCCTTGTTCAGCGCATGCAGTACTCTCATCCCTCAGCAGGCACCACTGCAAACAGTTGCCCCCAACCACCCAATGGTAACGGTGAGTGGGCGCACGCAAACTATGCTAGATGGCAGCGAGCGCTTTGGCTACCCGGGGGTGAGCTTTACAGTAAATGTAAAAGCCAAGGGCGTAATATTTAACGCGAGTAGCACCAGTGGTAACAACTACCTCGATGTGTATATCGACGGTCGACTGCAACGCAGTATCAAACTAGAAAAAGCCGCAACCGACTACGTGGTGTTCAACCACAATCGCGCCCGGCAACACCAAGTAAAAATACTTAATCGCTCGGAAAGCTGGCACGGTTTGGCCACCCTACACAGTATTCGCGTGCAAGACGGCAAATTTTTAGCGCCGCCCGCCAAACCGCGCACCAAACTACTGGTAATAGGCGACTCGGTTACTTGTGGCACTGGCGCAAACAGAAAACAAGGCTGCGAGATGGACCCGAGCTGGTGGGATGCACACAACTCGTTCGGCATGCAGCTAGGCCGCGCGCTAAGCGCTGAAACGCATTTAGTGTGCTACGGCGGCCGCGGTGTAATGCGCAGCTGGAACGGCGAGCCTAAAGATATACAGGCCCCAGCCTTTTACGACTTAGCAGTGCCAGAACCATGGGCAGATGCCCCGTGGGATAACAGCAAATTTAAAGCAGATATCATTTTAGTATCGCTGGGCACTAACGATTTTAGTATGGGTATTCCCGACCAGCAGGCGTTTATAAATACCTACGTTGCATTCGCGACTATTTTGTTACGCGACCACCCTAACGCCACCATCGCCATTACCGATGGCGCCATACTGGGCCACGACGAACTCAACAAAAAAGGCACATTGCAAAACTACTTAAAACAGGTGCAAGCAGCCGTTGATAGCCCACGCCTCGCGTTTATTCCATCGAACATATACGCCGGTGACAGCTGCGACGCCCACCCAACCGGCGAACAACACACCCAAATGGCACAAGACCTACAAGTACAATTGGAACAACTGCTAAATACCAATCGCTAA
- the rsmI gene encoding 16S rRNA (cytidine(1402)-2'-O)-methyltransferase, producing the protein MQIDNALYIVATPIGNLGDITQRALNILQQADLIAAEDTRHSGRLLQHFNISTRMISYHDHSDERQVDSIIAKLQAGTSIALISDAGTPLISDPGYGLVKKAREAGVKVVPVPGVSAVITAMSAAGLPSDRFSFEGFPPHKSGARKQLFASLARDARTLVFYESPHRIVDCLKDLAAEFGEDRPLVMARELTKTFETFLSGGVAQVLEQVLADSNQQKGEIVLMVSGYRKPETGDELSPEAEATMKVLLEELPVKQAATIGAKLTGEKKNKLYQWALDQN; encoded by the coding sequence ATGCAAATAGATAACGCGCTGTATATTGTGGCAACCCCCATAGGTAATTTGGGCGATATAACTCAACGGGCGCTGAATATACTACAGCAAGCCGATTTAATTGCCGCAGAGGATACGCGTCACAGTGGTCGCCTGCTGCAACATTTTAATATTTCTACGCGAATGATTTCGTACCACGATCACAGTGATGAACGACAAGTGGACTCTATTATCGCTAAATTGCAGGCCGGCACTAGCATAGCGTTAATATCCGATGCCGGTACACCGCTTATATCTGACCCAGGTTACGGTTTGGTAAAAAAAGCCCGCGAAGCTGGGGTGAAAGTGGTACCTGTGCCCGGTGTATCGGCGGTTATTACCGCAATGAGCGCAGCCGGCTTACCTTCAGACCGTTTCAGTTTTGAAGGGTTCCCGCCCCACAAGAGTGGTGCGCGCAAGCAACTGTTTGCCAGCCTTGCACGCGATGCGCGCACATTGGTGTTTTACGAGTCGCCACACCGTATTGTCGACTGCTTAAAAGACCTCGCCGCCGAATTTGGCGAAGACCGTCCGCTGGTAATGGCTCGCGAGCTCACTAAAACCTTTGAAACATTCTTAAGCGGCGGTGTGGCGCAAGTGCTGGAGCAAGTATTAGCCGACTCCAACCAACAAAAAGGCGAAATAGTATTAATGGTGAGCGGCTACCGCAAACCGGAAACCGGCGACGAACTATCGCCCGAAGCCGAAGCTACTATGAAAGTACTGCTCGAAGAATTGCCCGTTAAGCAAGCCGCCACCATAGGCGCTAAATTAACGGGCGAAAAGAAAAACAAGCTCTATCAGTGGGCGTTAGATCAAAATTGA
- a CDS encoding penicillin-binding protein activator: protein MTANTTFAAVSRKFTATCLMAALLASCGPAPKPNIEEPQTANLTLEDISALITKADTRDELTKVDMYLDATHALLGYGEYDWARNTLANLVPNKISDHQFVRYSILSAQLALAEGYSFRAKRYLWSARLMQAQTKEPLATQIQIREMRASLLYNIAEYRQAIMERIALEPLLKGDTDMQEFNQDLLWQALMALPLVDLQLEAQTHNDPLQKGWYALAAISKDNQTNIRQQLREVKNWSYNWPEHPASLRLPADLQLLQQLVEEQPQSIAVLLPLSGRLEQAARTVLEGFMAAFYQTQKSGEPTPEIQVYNTNDGDINTIYDQAVVNGAELVVGPLDKDKIAQLSLRQNLSVPTLALNYIELNNQNTAPQQLPMAPATPAGPTNQAAEDAPIDAQQPMPALGNQLFQFGLAVEDEAQQVAEQAFVDGHRRALILAPAGSWGDRSADTFAAHWLGLGGDVVSDYRFKNQKEYSSLIEQATGVADSKERARAMRRLIGEAIEFEPRRRQDIDIVFLVARPSEARQLKPTLNFHYASDIPVYATSHIYNGTTNDTLDQDMNGIRFTTLPWFFDEELPERRAIARSGSQEEGSAYQPLYALGIDAYHLYPRLRQLANVKQAHYYGTTGSLSLDENQRITRHQVWAQFIRGQAYIVPTTKQQEEGRQ, encoded by the coding sequence ATGACCGCTAACACTACCTTCGCCGCCGTTTCTCGCAAATTCACTGCGACCTGCCTAATGGCGGCACTGCTTGCCAGTTGTGGCCCAGCGCCTAAACCGAACATTGAAGAGCCGCAAACTGCCAATTTGACATTGGAGGATATTAGCGCGCTAATCACCAAAGCAGATACCCGCGACGAGCTAACCAAAGTAGATATGTACCTCGATGCGACGCATGCCCTATTAGGGTACGGTGAATACGATTGGGCGCGCAACACATTAGCCAACTTAGTGCCCAATAAAATTAGCGACCACCAATTCGTGCGCTACTCCATACTCAGTGCGCAACTAGCGCTGGCAGAAGGCTATAGCTTTCGCGCCAAACGCTACCTGTGGAGCGCCCGCTTAATGCAGGCTCAAACCAAAGAGCCGCTCGCCACGCAAATTCAAATACGCGAAATGCGCGCCTCGCTTTTATACAACATTGCCGAGTACCGCCAAGCCATTATGGAGCGCATTGCGTTAGAACCCCTGCTAAAAGGCGATACCGACATGCAGGAGTTCAATCAAGATTTACTGTGGCAGGCATTAATGGCCCTGCCCCTAGTGGATTTGCAACTCGAAGCGCAAACCCACAACGACCCGCTGCAAAAAGGTTGGTATGCACTAGCCGCCATCAGTAAAGACAACCAAACCAATATTCGCCAACAATTGCGCGAAGTAAAAAACTGGAGCTACAACTGGCCAGAACACCCCGCTAGCTTGCGCCTGCCAGCAGATTTGCAATTGCTACAGCAACTTGTAGAAGAGCAGCCGCAGAGTATCGCCGTGCTGCTGCCGCTATCTGGCAGGCTCGAACAAGCTGCCCGCACCGTACTTGAAGGGTTTATGGCAGCCTTTTATCAAACCCAAAAAAGCGGTGAGCCTACCCCCGAAATACAGGTGTACAACACCAACGATGGCGACATCAATACCATTTACGACCAGGCCGTTGTTAACGGTGCAGAGCTAGTTGTTGGCCCTCTAGATAAAGATAAAATTGCGCAATTAAGCCTGCGTCAAAACCTTAGCGTGCCTACCCTTGCTCTCAACTATATAGAGCTAAATAACCAAAACACGGCGCCACAACAATTGCCCATGGCACCTGCTACACCGGCAGGCCCAACCAACCAAGCAGCAGAAGATGCCCCTATTGATGCGCAACAGCCCATGCCTGCATTGGGTAACCAGTTGTTTCAATTTGGTTTGGCAGTAGAAGATGAAGCCCAGCAAGTTGCCGAACAAGCCTTTGTAGATGGCCACCGCCGCGCACTTATTTTAGCCCCTGCGGGCAGTTGGGGAGATCGCAGCGCCGACACATTCGCCGCCCATTGGTTGGGCCTAGGTGGCGATGTAGTAAGCGACTACCGCTTTAAAAATCAGAAGGAATACTCCTCACTTATCGAGCAAGCTACAGGCGTTGCCGACAGCAAAGAGCGCGCGCGCGCAATGCGCCGCTTAATTGGCGAGGCCATAGAGTTTGAACCGCGCCGCCGGCAAGATATTGATATTGTATTTCTAGTGGCTCGCCCATCTGAAGCGCGCCAACTAAAACCAACCCTTAATTTCCATTACGCCAGCGATATTCCCGTTTACGCTACTAGCCATATTTATAACGGTACAACAAACGATACGCTCGACCAAGACATGAACGGCATTCGCTTTACTACCCTGCCGTGGTTTTTTGATGAAGAATTACCAGAGCGCCGCGCTATTGCGCGCAGTGGTAGCCAAGAGGAAGGCTCGGCTTATCAACCGCTGTATGCACTGGGTATAGATGCCTATCACCTTTACCCGCGTTTGCGTCAACTAGCCAATGTAAAACAAGCACACTACTACGGCACCACGGGCAGCTTAAGCTTGGATGAAAACCAACGCATAACTCGCCATCAAGTGTGGGCGCAGTTTATTCGCGGCCAAGCCTACATTGTGCCAACCACCAAACAACAAGAAGAAGGCCGCCAGTAG
- a CDS encoding YraN family protein: MAKHNETGTQAEILAEQHLVSQGLTPLARNYHCKGGEIDLIMQQQRALVFVEVRFRKSAAFGSAAASVTRSKQQKIVTAAQHFLMDNSKLANLPCRFDVVAITAGQIEWIENAFTLNE, from the coding sequence ATGGCAAAACACAACGAAACCGGCACTCAGGCAGAAATACTCGCCGAACAGCACCTCGTAAGCCAAGGCTTAACCCCCTTGGCTCGCAATTACCATTGCAAGGGCGGTGAGATCGACCTTATTATGCAACAGCAGCGAGCGCTGGTATTTGTGGAGGTACGCTTTCGCAAATCGGCTGCATTTGGCAGCGCCGCCGCAAGCGTGACGCGATCCAAGCAGCAAAAGATTGTTACCGCTGCACAACATTTTTTAATGGATAACAGCAAGCTGGCAAACTTGCCCTGTCGATTTGATGTGGTGGCCATTACCGCCGGTCAAATAGAATGGATAGAAAATGCCTTTACCCTCAATGAATAA